The Nitrospiraceae bacterium DNA window TCCGGAGCCCAACGACCGGCCCCACAAACGTGGCGCGATTTCGATGGCGAAGATGCCGCGCGACGGCAACAGCACCCGCGACTTCAACGACAATGGCTCCCAGTTCTTCATCTGCCTGGCCGACAACAGCGGGCTGGATCGGCGCTATTCGGTCTTCGGAGAAATCTTCCGCGGAATCGAAATCCTCGACCTCATCGTCAAGGTGGCGCGTGACGAGCGGGACAACCCGATCGAGCCGATTGAGATGAAGGTGACGGTCAAGGAATAGCCGATGGCTGGCCAAGAGCATATGGCGAATGGCTTATAGCCTATAGTGTACAGATCGAGAGCGCAGGCATCTTCCGCACCCTCCCCATCCAAACGAGAAGTCGACTGAATCCGAAAGATTCCAGTCGTTCGACGTGCGCACCCGAGGATCAACCAGACCGCCCTTCGAGAACACCTGCGAGCAAGCTCGGAAGGAACATTCAAGCCACTTCACACAACCACTCTAGCCCCCTTGTTCCATTCACAGGTTCTCACTCTCTCGATCGAGGATATGGGTGGGAAGGCCGGCGAGGCTGAGCTGGTCCTTCTCTTTCCAATAGCTCCGCAACCCCTCCTCGCCTCG harbors:
- a CDS encoding peptidylprolyl isomerase — protein: MSMQFQKKDPRATIVTKFGEIKIRFYPDDAPRHVDNFISLAKMGFYDGTLFHRVVPGFIIQGGDPLSKQPDRALYGTGGPGFFLNPEPNDRPHKRGAISMAKMPRDGNSTRDFNDNGSQFFICLADNSGLDRRYSVFGEIFRGIEILDLIVKVARDERDNPIEPIEMKVTVKE